A genome region from Tolypothrix sp. PCC 7712 includes the following:
- the ilvD gene encoding dihydroxy-acid dehydratase, with protein sequence MSEKTITENFRSQAVTQGVQRSPNRAMLRAVGFQDRDFNKAIVGVANSYSTITPCNMGINRLAQRAEEGIKLAGAMPQMFGTITISDGISMGTEGMKYSLVSREVIADSIETACNGQSMDGVIAIGGCDKNMPGAMIAIARMNIPAIFVYGGTIKPGQHKGKDLTIVSSFEAVGEYSANKIDEDELLAIERQACPGSGSCGGMYTANTMSSAFEAMGMSLPYSSTMAAEDDEIADSTEKSAKVLVEAIRNQILPRQIITRKSIENAISVIMAVGGSTNSVLHFLAIAHATGIELSLDDFETIRGRVPVLCDLKPSGRYVATDLHKVGGIPQVMKMLLVHGLLHGDCITITGKTIAEVLADIPDEPLSNQDVIRPWNHPMYAQGHLAILKGNLATEGAVAKITGVKNPCITGPARVFDSEEECLDAILANKIQAGDVIIVRYEGPKGGPGMREMLAPTSAIIGAGLGDAVGLITDGRFSGGTYGMVVGHVAPEAAVGGAIALVEEGDRITIDAHSRLLQINISDAELANRRAKWQPRPPRYTKGTLAKYAKLVSSSSVGAVTDLDLLK encoded by the coding sequence ATGTCTGAGAAAACAATTACCGAAAATTTTCGCAGTCAAGCAGTCACGCAAGGGGTACAACGATCGCCAAATCGAGCGATGCTGCGTGCAGTCGGCTTCCAAGATAGGGATTTTAATAAAGCTATTGTGGGTGTGGCGAATTCCTACAGCACCATTACTCCCTGCAACATGGGAATTAATCGCCTCGCACAAAGAGCCGAAGAGGGAATTAAACTAGCTGGGGCAATGCCGCAAATGTTCGGCACAATTACAATTAGTGATGGCATATCTATGGGAACCGAGGGGATGAAATATTCCCTAGTGTCACGAGAAGTCATTGCTGATTCCATTGAAACCGCCTGTAATGGTCAAAGTATGGATGGTGTGATTGCCATCGGCGGTTGTGATAAGAATATGCCAGGGGCAATGATTGCGATCGCTCGGATGAATATCCCTGCTATTTTTGTTTATGGTGGCACCATCAAACCCGGACAGCACAAGGGTAAAGATTTGACTATTGTCAGTTCTTTTGAGGCTGTCGGTGAATATAGCGCCAATAAAATTGACGAAGATGAACTATTAGCCATTGAACGCCAAGCTTGTCCGGGTTCTGGTTCCTGTGGAGGGATGTATACAGCCAACACCATGTCTTCTGCTTTTGAAGCGATGGGAATGAGTTTGCCTTATTCTTCTACAATGGCAGCTGAAGATGATGAAATCGCTGATAGTACGGAAAAATCAGCCAAAGTATTGGTAGAAGCGATTCGCAATCAAATTTTACCCAGACAAATTATCACCCGCAAATCTATAGAAAACGCCATCTCTGTAATTATGGCTGTGGGTGGTTCCACAAATTCTGTATTACATTTTCTCGCGATCGCTCACGCAACTGGTATAGAACTGAGTCTAGATGACTTTGAAACTATCCGTGGTCGCGTCCCTGTGTTGTGCGATTTGAAACCTAGCGGTAGATATGTGGCTACAGACTTACACAAAGTAGGCGGTATTCCCCAAGTCATGAAGATGTTACTTGTGCATGGTTTACTCCACGGCGACTGTATCACCATTACAGGTAAAACTATCGCTGAAGTTTTAGCAGATATCCCCGATGAACCACTCAGCAATCAAGATGTGATTCGTCCGTGGAATCACCCGATGTATGCTCAAGGTCACTTAGCCATCCTCAAAGGCAATCTCGCTACTGAGGGAGCAGTAGCTAAAATTACCGGAGTTAAAAATCCCTGTATTACCGGGCCAGCGCGGGTATTTGACTCCGAGGAAGAATGCTTAGATGCTATCTTGGCAAATAAAATCCAAGCTGGCGATGTGATTATTGTTCGCTATGAAGGCCCCAAAGGCGGCCCAGGAATGCGGGAAATGCTAGCACCCACCTCCGCAATTATTGGTGCAGGGTTAGGTGATGCAGTTGGGTTAATTACCGATGGACGCTTTTCCGGCGGGACTTACGGGATGGTAGTTGGTCATGTTGCTCCCGAAGCCGCTGTTGGTGGTGCGATCGCTTTAGTTGAAGAAGGCGATCGCATCACTATCGATGCTCATTCTCGCTTACTGCAAATCAATATTTCCGATGCAGAATTAGCCAATCGTCGCGCTAAATGGCAACCTCGTCCACCTCGTTATACAAAAGGTACCTTAGCCAAATATGCTAAGTTAGTTTCCTCCAGCAGTGTTGGTGCTGTCACAGATTTGGATTTATTGAAGTAG
- a CDS encoding LysR family transcriptional regulator, with protein sequence MELRHLRYFIAVAEELHFSKAAERLHIAQPPLSQQIQQLEAELGVELFHRKTKRQVQLTEAGKVFLQEAYGLLLQLETAIALTQRIGRGQTGQLRIGFTSLVIYELLPSILRQFREQFPEVELVLRELTTSQQEQALRDSLIHVGFAHPPLEDEKLSYQSIHQQTLVVALPSNHSLAQTEHIQVQELEDEPLIMFPRYLAPGLYDLIMSLFRQRNIKPQVTQEAVQMQTIIGLVSAGMGVAITPSVLQNLQRSGVIYRPLLEAAPVIETAIIWQKNSLTPLVENFLKFTQQFI encoded by the coding sequence ATGGAACTACGACACCTGCGTTACTTTATTGCTGTAGCTGAAGAACTACATTTCAGTAAAGCCGCAGAAAGGCTGCATATAGCGCAACCGCCTCTCAGCCAACAAATTCAGCAGCTAGAAGCAGAACTAGGAGTAGAACTTTTTCATCGCAAAACCAAGCGACAGGTACAGCTAACAGAAGCAGGTAAGGTTTTTTTACAAGAAGCTTATGGATTACTACTACAACTAGAAACTGCGATCGCACTAACTCAAAGGATTGGTAGAGGCCAAACTGGTCAACTACGAATAGGATTTACGAGTTTGGTAATCTATGAATTATTACCCTCAATTTTGCGCCAATTTCGCGAGCAATTTCCCGAAGTAGAACTAGTATTACGAGAGTTAACTACAAGTCAACAAGAGCAAGCGCTTCGAGATTCTCTAATTCATGTAGGTTTTGCTCATCCACCTTTAGAAGATGAGAAGCTATCTTATCAATCTATTCACCAGCAAACTTTAGTTGTAGCTTTACCGTCAAATCATTCCTTAGCTCAAACAGAACATATTCAGGTGCAGGAATTAGAGGATGAGCCTTTGATTATGTTTCCTCGTTATCTAGCACCCGGACTTTACGATTTGATTATGAGTCTTTTTAGGCAGAGAAATATCAAACCTCAAGTTACTCAGGAAGCGGTTCAAATGCAAACTATTATTGGTTTAGTATCGGCGGGAATGGGTGTGGCAATTACACCATCTGTTCTACAAAATCTGCAACGTTCTGGTGTTATTTATCGCCCTTTACTAGAAGCAGCACCCGTCATAGAAACTGCTATCATCTGGCAGAAAAATAGTCTCACACCTCTTGTAGAGAATTTTTTAAAATTCACCCAGCAGTTTATCTAA
- a CDS encoding ABC transporter permease, with protein sequence MNLLESIQMAGKTLLANKLRSALTMLGIVIGNASVIAMIGIGEGGQKYVSQQLESLGPNILFVIPGNQETQRISRDVPKTLVLEDAKAIATQVPTVANVTAELNSRQVVTYRNRNTDVNIIGTTPTFLTVRDFETAKGRFFTDIDMKRSNQVAVLGADLAQRLFGSANPVGQQLRIKNTSFQVIGVLTAKGSNLGVNYDDAALVPIITTANRLIGRTSPYGLELSYIVVSAKNADSVDAAEFQITNLLRQRHKITGEDDFTIRSQKDALQTVGQITGALTIMLAAIAGISLFVGGIGIMNIMLVSVTERTQEIGLRKAIGATEQDILLQFMIEAVIVSAIGGLVGTGVGVSGILLVAALTPLQAGISPVAITMAVGISGGIGLFFGVVPARRAAKLDPIVALRSA encoded by the coding sequence ATGAACCTGTTAGAAAGTATCCAAATGGCGGGGAAAACCCTGCTGGCGAATAAGTTACGCAGCGCGCTTACCATGCTGGGAATTGTCATTGGTAACGCTTCGGTGATTGCGATGATTGGGATTGGCGAAGGTGGACAAAAGTATGTTTCGCAACAACTGGAGTCTTTGGGGCCTAATATCTTATTTGTGATTCCCGGTAACCAAGAAACGCAACGCATCTCTAGGGATGTACCAAAAACTTTGGTTTTGGAAGATGCAAAAGCGATCGCCACTCAAGTACCCACAGTTGCAAATGTGACGGCGGAATTAAATAGCCGCCAAGTTGTTACTTACCGCAATCGCAATACCGATGTTAATATCATTGGCACCACTCCCACGTTCTTGACAGTTAGGGATTTTGAAACCGCCAAAGGGCGATTTTTTACTGACATCGATATGAAGCGCAGCAACCAAGTTGCGGTATTGGGTGCAGATTTAGCCCAAAGACTGTTTGGTAGTGCTAATCCTGTGGGACAGCAATTAAGAATTAAAAATACTAGCTTTCAAGTGATAGGCGTACTCACCGCCAAAGGTTCTAACTTAGGCGTGAATTACGACGATGCAGCTTTAGTACCGATTATCACCACAGCTAATCGCTTAATTGGGCGGACTTCTCCCTACGGTTTGGAGTTAAGCTATATTGTTGTTTCTGCGAAAAATGCCGATAGCGTTGATGCAGCAGAGTTTCAAATTACCAATTTACTACGCCAACGCCACAAAATTACTGGGGAAGATGACTTTACCATCCGTTCTCAAAAAGATGCTTTGCAAACAGTCGGACAAATTACAGGCGCACTCACAATTATGCTAGCTGCGATCGCAGGCATATCTTTGTTTGTCGGTGGTATTGGGATCATGAACATCATGCTAGTATCCGTCACCGAACGCACCCAAGAAATTGGATTGAGAAAAGCGATTGGTGCAACAGAGCAAGATATTTTGCTACAGTTCATGATTGAAGCGGTAATTGTTTCTGCAATTGGTGGCTTGGTAGGTACTGGTGTAGGTGTGAGTGGAATTTTGTTAGTTGCAGCCTTAACACCGTTACAAGCTGGCATTTCTCCCGTAGCAATTACAATGGCTGTTGGTATCTCTGGCGGAATTGGCTTATTCTTTGGTGTCGTACCCGCACGTCGCGCCGCTAAACTTGACCCAATTGTCGCCTTGAGAAGCGCGTAG
- a CDS encoding efflux RND transporter periplasmic adaptor subunit: MNTHIEIPVIGKKIKYPMRWLIGLITAGALVVGTTTTYNLVNRGNTKQDISQLTVPVETQTVTLRITASGKVVPVQSVNISPKNPGVLGELYVEQGDRVQKGQVIARMDVGEIQAQILQYQANIAQAQAQLDEARAGSRPQEIAQAKARLAQAQAQLAAARAGNRAQEIGQAQAQVESAKAQVNLTQARVVRYQELTRQGATSQDQLDQYVSENSRAKAALEEAQKRLSLLQSGTRSEEIDAKEAAVTEASAALVLLQNGSRPEEIAQRQAAVKAAQAQLKAAQVRLADTEIRAPFNGIVTQKYANVGSFVTPTTSASSSASATSSSIVAVARGLEVLAQVPETDIGRIKPGQQVEIVADAYPDQVFKGRVRLIAPEAVVEQGVTSFQVRVALDTGIDKLRSGLNVDLTFLGDRVNNALVIPTVAIVTEKGQTGVLIPDENNKPQFRQVTVGAQIQDQTQVLEGVQTGDRIFVNPPKDYKIEKAKGK, from the coding sequence ATGAATACGCACATAGAAATCCCCGTAATTGGCAAAAAAATTAAGTATCCCATGCGCTGGCTGATAGGGTTAATAACAGCTGGTGCTTTGGTTGTGGGCACTACTACTACTTATAATTTGGTGAATCGGGGAAATACTAAACAAGATATATCTCAACTAACTGTTCCTGTAGAAACCCAAACTGTGACGCTGCGGATTACAGCGAGTGGGAAGGTAGTACCAGTTCAAAGTGTAAATATCAGTCCCAAAAATCCTGGGGTATTGGGTGAATTATATGTTGAACAAGGCGATCGCGTGCAAAAAGGGCAAGTAATCGCCCGCATGGATGTTGGCGAAATTCAAGCGCAAATCCTGCAGTACCAGGCTAATATCGCCCAAGCCCAAGCCCAACTCGATGAAGCGCGGGCGGGAAGTCGTCCCCAAGAAATCGCCCAAGCAAAAGCACGTTTAGCGCAAGCCCAAGCACAACTAGCCGCAGCCCGTGCGGGTAATCGCGCTCAAGAAATTGGACAGGCGCAAGCGCAAGTAGAATCTGCAAAAGCCCAGGTTAATTTAACGCAAGCGCGGGTAGTGCGCTATCAGGAATTAACTAGACAAGGAGCAACTTCTCAAGATCAGCTCGATCAGTACGTTAGCGAAAATAGCCGCGCCAAAGCTGCTTTAGAAGAAGCGCAAAAACGCCTATCTCTGTTGCAAAGTGGAACTCGTAGCGAAGAAATCGACGCGAAAGAAGCAGCCGTTACCGAAGCCAGCGCCGCTTTAGTACTGTTACAAAATGGTAGCCGTCCTGAGGAAATTGCTCAACGCCAAGCCGCAGTCAAAGCCGCCCAAGCGCAATTAAAAGCCGCCCAAGTCAGGCTTGCAGATACAGAAATTCGCGCACCTTTTAACGGTATTGTTACGCAAAAATACGCTAATGTGGGTTCATTTGTCACACCCACAACTTCCGCTTCTAGTAGTGCATCAGCCACATCTAGCTCTATTGTCGCCGTGGCGCGCGGTTTAGAAGTTTTAGCGCAGGTTCCTGAAACCGACATTGGCAGAATTAAACCAGGACAACAGGTAGAAATTGTTGCTGATGCTTATCCCGACCAAGTATTTAAAGGTCGTGTCCGCCTCATTGCACCAGAAGCAGTAGTGGAACAAGGTGTAACTTCCTTCCAAGTGCGAGTTGCATTAGATACAGGGATAGATAAACTGCGTTCTGGCTTAAATGTAGATTTGACCTTTTTAGGCGATCGCGTCAACAATGCTTTAGTTATACCCACCGTCGCCATTGTCACCGAAAAAGGGCAAACTGGCGTACTCATCCCTGACGAAAACAATAAACCCCAATTCCGCCAAGTCACCGTCGGCGCACAAATCCAAGACCAAACCCAGGTTTTAGAAGGCGTACAAACAGGCGATCGCATTTTTGTAAACCCACCGAAGGATTACAAAATCGAAAAGGCAAAGGGTAAGTAG
- a CDS encoding TolC family protein: MNFILFRVHSTWVTLLVAVLMTTLAKSVNAETTAQTLQSPSPTVNNSRSIIDNLSPNPNPLLFPTKPEEVRIQGTVPLSLAQALELARRNNPTLQAAQFQLERSRSVLREAQAALLPNANVSGNLANSGSDLFTGGSTQSSTAFNGQAQINYNLYTSGNRQANIRSAEEQIRIDELNLENQSLVVGLNVATQYYNLQGADEQVRINRSAVENAQASLRDTQARLQAGVGTQFDVLQAQVNLANFQQELTNSIANQQIARRQFGTLLNLPQSVGITAADPVQLAGLWQQTLEQTIVQAFQNRPELPQFLAQRNQSEQQRRQALSQLGPQLGVTGTYSFRDIYNDGISVVDGYSVGLQSSLTLFDGGAARARAAQSRANIAIAETQFANQRDQIRFDVEQFYFQLQSNLENVQTSTLALSQAREALQIARLRFQAGVGTQTEVIAAENDLTRAEGNRVTAILDYNRALASLQRSVTSRASR; the protein is encoded by the coding sequence ATGAATTTTATTTTATTCCGCGTGCATTCTACCTGGGTTACATTATTAGTTGCAGTTCTCATGACGACTTTAGCCAAAAGCGTCAATGCAGAAACTACAGCACAAACGCTACAATCTCCGAGTCCTACAGTTAATAATTCTCGGTCAATTATTGATAATCTCAGCCCTAATCCTAACCCTTTACTGTTTCCTACCAAACCCGAAGAAGTGAGGATTCAGGGAACTGTACCCTTAAGTTTAGCTCAAGCTTTAGAATTAGCTAGACGCAACAATCCAACTTTACAAGCAGCGCAATTTCAGTTAGAACGCAGCCGCAGTGTATTACGAGAAGCTCAGGCGGCTTTACTTCCTAATGCTAATGTGAGTGGGAACTTAGCTAATAGTGGTAGTGATTTATTTACTGGGGGTTCAACTCAATCTAGCACTGCTTTTAATGGTCAAGCACAAATCAATTATAATCTCTATACTTCTGGTAACCGACAAGCTAATATTCGTTCTGCTGAAGAACAGATACGTATAGATGAATTAAATTTAGAAAATCAATCTTTAGTAGTTGGTTTAAATGTTGCTACCCAGTACTACAATTTACAAGGTGCAGACGAACAAGTTAGAATTAATCGCTCTGCGGTAGAGAATGCCCAAGCTAGTTTACGAGATACGCAAGCACGATTGCAAGCAGGAGTGGGTACGCAGTTTGATGTTCTGCAAGCTCAGGTAAATTTAGCTAATTTTCAACAAGAACTGACTAATTCTATTGCAAATCAGCAAATTGCCCGTCGTCAGTTTGGTACTCTTTTAAATTTGCCACAATCGGTTGGTATTACTGCGGCCGATCCTGTGCAATTAGCTGGTTTATGGCAACAAACACTAGAACAAACTATTGTACAAGCTTTTCAAAACCGCCCCGAATTGCCGCAATTTTTAGCGCAACGCAATCAATCCGAACAACAAAGGCGACAAGCACTTTCACAATTAGGGCCGCAACTGGGTGTAACTGGAACTTATAGTTTTCGAGATATTTATAACGATGGGATTAGCGTTGTTGATGGCTATTCCGTGGGGTTACAAAGCAGTTTAACTTTATTTGATGGTGGTGCAGCTAGAGCTAGAGCAGCTCAGTCACGCGCTAATATTGCGATCGCAGAGACTCAATTTGCTAATCAGCGTGATCAAATTCGTTTTGATGTCGAACAATTTTATTTTCAGTTGCAGTCTAATTTAGAGAATGTGCAAACTTCCACTTTGGCTTTAAGTCAAGCTAGGGAAGCTTTGCAGATAGCTAGGCTGCGATTTCAAGCAGGTGTCGGTACGCAAACAGAGGTAATTGCGGCGGAGAACGACTTAACAAGGGCGGAAGGTAATCGAGTTACAGCTATTTTGGATTACAATCGCGCTCTAGCTAGTTTACAGCGTTCTGTCACCTCTAGAGCTTCACGTTAG
- a CDS encoding ABC transporter ATP-binding protein yields the protein MPTMIWMESITKTYHLGEVEVPILKGIQLSIEEGEYVAIMGASGSGKSTLMNILGCLDRPSAGHYIFEGRNLTTFDDDELAYIRNQRIGFVFQQFNLLARATALDNVMLPMVYANLPKPKRRQRALDALERVGLKDRVANRPSQLSGGQQQRVAIARALVNRPALVLADEPTGALDTETSYEVMNLLTELNEQGITIIIVTHEPDIAAQTKRIIRVQDGLIVG from the coding sequence ATGCCAACAATGATTTGGATGGAATCGATTACCAAAACCTATCACCTAGGAGAAGTTGAGGTTCCGATTTTGAAGGGAATTCAACTTTCTATTGAGGAAGGGGAATATGTGGCGATTATGGGTGCATCAGGTTCGGGTAAGTCTACGCTGATGAATATTTTGGGGTGTTTGGATCGTCCCAGTGCAGGACATTATATTTTTGAAGGCAGAAACCTCACCACTTTTGATGATGATGAGTTGGCTTATATTCGCAATCAAAGAATAGGTTTTGTGTTCCAGCAATTTAATCTCTTGGCAAGAGCAACAGCGCTAGATAATGTCATGCTACCAATGGTTTACGCTAATTTACCTAAGCCGAAACGCCGCCAAAGAGCATTGGATGCATTAGAAAGAGTAGGATTAAAAGACCGTGTGGCTAACCGTCCGAGTCAACTTTCTGGAGGACAACAACAACGGGTAGCGATCGCGCGGGCTTTGGTGAATCGACCTGCATTAGTTTTGGCAGACGAACCTACAGGAGCATTAGATACAGAAACTTCTTACGAGGTAATGAATTTATTAACAGAATTAAATGAACAAGGTATCACAATTATCATTGTTACCCATGAACCTGATATTGCAGCCCAAACTAAAAGAATTATCCGCGTACAAGATGGGTTAATTGTGGGCTGA
- a CDS encoding ABC transporter permease, which yields MFKLFKGFYKPKNTRTVPFLEILIMAAETLWSNKLRTGLTMLGVIIGISSVIAITSVGQGVQKGVEQQIQALGTDVIQILAGAARSGNISQGIGSSSTLTWEDAKAIAQQAPSAQMVSAYLQRNAQVVYGGQNTSTTIYGTDLSYPDIRNTHPQQGRYFTEEELNTAAQVAVLGPTVLNTLFGQGANPIDETIRIRGEAYKVIGVMEPKGSQGPMDRDDQVFIPLTSMSARLVGNNALAGVSVSGILVKGANQEQLEAAQFQVTNLLRLRHNIYPPQADDFRLTNQADIVSTFTNVVGLFTVMVVAIAGISLVVGGIGIANIMLVSVVERTREIGIRKAVGATNSAILNQFLAEAIVISIVGGVIGMVSGIAIAFGAANIFKFPFVISVLSIIVGFALSLGVGLVAGVIPARNAAKLDPITALRSD from the coding sequence ATGTTTAAGCTATTTAAGGGGTTTTACAAACCTAAAAATACCCGGACTGTTCCGTTTTTAGAAATTTTGATAATGGCAGCGGAAACGCTGTGGAGTAATAAATTACGCACGGGATTGACGATGCTGGGTGTAATTATTGGCATTTCTTCTGTGATTGCCATTACCTCTGTGGGACAGGGCGTGCAAAAGGGTGTTGAGCAGCAAATCCAAGCATTAGGTACAGATGTCATCCAAATCTTGGCAGGTGCGGCGAGAAGCGGAAATATCAGCCAAGGGATAGGTTCTAGTAGTACTTTGACGTGGGAAGATGCAAAAGCGATCGCACAACAAGCTCCATCGGCTCAGATGGTGTCAGCTTATTTACAGCGCAATGCACAAGTAGTTTATGGAGGGCAAAATACATCAACCACCATTTACGGCACTGATTTAAGTTACCCAGATATCAGAAACACGCACCCGCAACAAGGGAGGTATTTTACTGAGGAAGAACTCAACACGGCTGCACAGGTAGCTGTACTGGGGCCGACAGTATTAAATACTCTGTTTGGTCAAGGTGCTAATCCCATAGATGAGACAATCCGGATTCGAGGAGAAGCTTATAAAGTAATTGGGGTGATGGAACCAAAAGGTTCTCAAGGGCCAATGGATCGAGATGACCAAGTTTTCATTCCGCTAACAAGTATGTCCGCCAGATTAGTTGGTAACAATGCTCTAGCAGGTGTTTCTGTGAGTGGCATTTTAGTTAAAGGTGCCAATCAAGAACAGTTAGAAGCAGCGCAGTTTCAGGTTACCAATCTCTTACGTTTACGTCACAATATTTATCCACCGCAAGCTGATGATTTTCGGCTGACTAATCAAGCTGATATTGTCAGCACCTTTACCAATGTCGTGGGATTGTTTACCGTTATGGTAGTTGCGATCGCAGGCATTTCGCTAGTAGTAGGCGGTATTGGGATTGCTAATATCATGCTGGTGTCTGTGGTGGAACGTACCAGAGAAATTGGCATTCGTAAAGCCGTTGGTGCAACCAATTCAGCGATATTGAATCAATTTTTAGCCGAAGCGATCGTCATTTCTATTGTCGGTGGCGTTATTGGCATGGTAAGCGGAATTGCGATCGCATTTGGTGCAGCAAATATTTTTAAGTTCCCCTTTGTGATTTCCGTTCTCTCCATCATCGTCGGCTTTGCACTCTCATTAGGTGTCGGCTTAGTCGCTGGCGTAATTCCCGCCAGAAATGCTGCCAAATTAGATCCGATTACAGCTTTACGTAGTGACTAG
- a CDS encoding efflux RND transporter periplasmic adaptor subunit, producing MTIDSSQSIDSSPSVDSSALLPKSKRKFKIRWLSWLLAVGLLGGIGSAIYYQVAVVPTQQARRRVLMQPLERQTLAITVSANGTVKPERSINLSPKNSGILKRLLAKEGDIVKAGQIVAYMDDSNLRGQLTSAQGQLAQAEANLQKAQAGNRPQDIAQAQAALDEAEANLQKAQAGNRPQDIGQAQARLQSAQATLSKAEDDYRRNQQLYNSGGIALQVVNQKRADRDSAQAAVNEAQQALALQKAGSRPEDIAQARATVNQRQQALALLKAGSRPEDIEVARAQVTSARGSLQNTQAQINDTIIRAPFDGVVTKKYADPGAFVTPTTASSDVSSATSSSILALASTNEVVANLAETNISKIRLGLPVTIKADAYPGKVFEGQVKQIAAQSVVTQNVTSFEVRISLTDPQRLLRSGMNVATDFQVGQVENALVVPTASVVRRENSTGVFVAGTDNKPIFTRIETGVTVSKFTEVKSGLTGDERVLLSFPPGSRPQSTPRGGVFPGVGGGGGGGGGRQGGGSGGGRSGGGAP from the coding sequence ATGACTATTGATTCATCACAATCTATCGATTCATCACCATCTGTTGATTCATCGGCATTGCTTCCCAAAAGCAAAAGAAAGTTCAAAATTCGTTGGCTGTCGTGGCTACTTGCCGTTGGGCTTTTGGGTGGAATTGGCTCTGCAATTTATTACCAGGTAGCTGTCGTTCCCACTCAGCAAGCTAGACGAAGGGTGCTGATGCAGCCTCTCGAAAGACAGACTTTAGCAATTACAGTCTCAGCGAATGGTACAGTCAAACCTGAGCGCTCAATTAACCTCAGCCCGAAAAATTCTGGCATCCTCAAAAGACTATTAGCAAAGGAAGGAGATATTGTCAAAGCAGGACAGATTGTTGCCTACATGGATGATTCCAATCTGCGCGGACAACTTACTTCTGCTCAAGGACAGTTAGCGCAAGCCGAGGCGAATCTGCAAAAGGCGCAAGCTGGAAATCGCCCTCAGGATATTGCTCAAGCACAAGCAGCATTAGACGAAGCCGAGGCGAACCTGCAAAAGGCGCAAGCTGGAAATCGCCCCCAGGATATAGGTCAAGCACAAGCCCGCTTACAAAGCGCTCAAGCTACCTTAAGTAAAGCGGAAGATGATTATCGCCGTAATCAACAACTGTACAATTCTGGTGGTATTGCCCTACAGGTTGTTAACCAAAAACGGGCAGATAGGGACAGCGCCCAAGCTGCTGTTAATGAAGCGCAGCAAGCCTTAGCTCTACAAAAAGCCGGTTCGCGTCCAGAAGATATTGCCCAAGCCAGGGCTACAGTTAACCAAAGACAACAAGCTTTAGCTCTATTAAAAGCCGGAAGCCGCCCAGAAGATATTGAGGTAGCACGTGCTCAAGTTACATCTGCTCGCGGTTCACTGCAAAATACTCAAGCTCAAATAAATGACACCATAATTCGCGCACCTTTTGATGGCGTTGTCACCAAGAAATACGCTGATCCCGGTGCGTTTGTGACTCCCACAACAGCCAGTAGCGATGTCTCTTCTGCTACTTCTTCCTCGATTTTGGCGTTAGCTTCTACGAATGAAGTTGTCGCCAATTTAGCAGAAACCAATATTTCCAAAATTCGCCTGGGTTTACCAGTGACAATCAAGGCAGATGCTTACCCAGGAAAAGTTTTTGAAGGTCAAGTCAAGCAAATCGCTGCTCAATCTGTAGTGACGCAAAATGTCACGAGTTTTGAAGTCAGAATATCGCTTACAGATCCCCAAAGATTATTGCGGTCTGGGATGAATGTGGCTACAGATTTCCAAGTTGGTCAAGTAGAGAATGCCCTGGTAGTGCCAACCGCATCTGTTGTGCGCCGAGAAAATAGCACAGGTGTGTTTGTCGCCGGGACAGATAACAAACCTATATTTACACGTATTGAAACTGGCGTAACTGTTAGTAAATTTACGGAAGTGAAATCAGGCTTGACTGGTGACGAGAGAGTATTGCTCAGTTTCCCACCAGGTTCACGACCACAATCTACACCACGAGGCGGAGTTTTCCCTGGCGTGGGAGGCGGCGGTGGCGGTGGCGGCGGTCGCCAAGGTGGTGGTTCTGGCGGCGGTCGTTCTGGTGGCGGTGCGCCTTAA